Proteins encoded within one genomic window of Pygocentrus nattereri isolate fPygNat1 chromosome 11, fPygNat1.pri, whole genome shotgun sequence:
- the LOC119264247 gene encoding von Willebrand factor A domain-containing protein 5A-like has protein sequence MAGGGGGGGFGRIEPLLQLISLQKASGCWEMDDALAEVFGRTEEEVVRQTPAEVEKGVWATVLALIWLHGFKMDAQVEWQFVAMKAVAWIHTQNVVSLSESVCVGNNLLGCLVKKEDLGL, from the exons ATGG ctggtggaggaggtggtggtgggTTTGGACGAATAG AACCCCTGCTGCAGCTCATCTCCCTCCAGAAGGCTTCAGGCTGCTGGGAAATGGACGATGCGCTGGCAGAGGTGTTTGGGAGGACAGAAGAAGAGGTGGTCAGACAGACCCCTGCAGAG GTGGAGAAGGGGGTCTGGGCTACagttctggctctgatctggttaCATGGATTTAAGATGGATGCTCAGGTCGAGTGGCAGTTTGTGGCCATGAAGGCAGTGGCATGGATACACACCCAGAATG tggtcaGTCTTTctgagagtgtttgtgtgggtaATAATCTGCTGGGCTGTCTGGTTAAAAAAGAGGATCTTGGACTGTAA